The region TTAACAAGCATTTTAAGTATATCGCTAAATGATATCAATCAGCTCAAAGGAGTTTTTATGAAAAGGAAGCTGCGCTTAGTTTTAATTTTGGGGGTTTTCTCGGTATTATTTTTCTCTTTTTCCAATGTTCAAGCCGAAGAATCGACAAAACATTTTATTTGGAAAATGCATTCTACCCAAGGGCAGGCCTACTTGATGGGGTCCATGCATATTTTAAAAGAAGGAGATTACCCTCTCCCTAAGGTTTATGACGAAACCTTTAAAGCGGCCGATGCCTTAGTGTTTGAAATTGATCAAATGCCTAATTCTAACGAGAGTGCAGAGCTTATTAAAAAGTATGGGTTGCATGAAGCGCCCACCACCCTTCATAACTCTGTTTCTAAAAACACCTTAAAGCTGCTGCAAGATTGGCAAAAGAAAAACAACCTACCTCCTGAGATGTTTAAGCAATTTAAGCCATGGCTAGTATCGGTTTTATTACCACTGCTTGAATTCAACAAATTAGGTTTTGATAGCAAATATGGGCTCGATGCTTATTTTTTAAAATTGGCTAAACAAGCAAAAAAGCGGGTATTAGCTTTAGAAACGGCAGAAATCCAATTTGGATTTTTTAATGCCCTTAGCGCGAAGGTTCAAGAAGCCATGTTAAAAGAAAGCTTGGTTGAGATAAATCTCATGGGGAAAAAGATTAATGAATTATCACAGGCTTGGAAGGGTGGTGATGTTAAAACTATGGCCTCATTAACCAATGAAAGTTTGAAAGAATTTCCTGAAGTTTACGACATTTTATTGGTGAAGCGAAATCGAGATTGGACGGGTAAGATTGAAAATTTGATGAAAAGCCAGCGTAGCCCGTTAATTATTGTAGGGGCAGCCCATTTGGTGGGGCCAGATGGTTTGCTCAAAATTTTTGAAAGCAAGGGATATACCATCGAACAACTATGATGGTACGTGCAGAAACAGATCTAAGCTTACCATCACAAAATAAACCACGCTTAAAAGCCCGTTAGCAGTAAAGAACGAAGCCGTTATTTTTTTAGGCTGGTCTAGTTTGAGTAAGCCATGTTCGGCCATTAAAATTACCCCGACGAATAGGCTGCCTATCCAACCTAACCAATACAGATTCATAAAATAGGCAAAGAGCCCTAAGCTTACCCAAAAAATAAAGTGAAACAGGCGAGATAAGAGCAACGCCCGTTTTGGCCCCATGAGCACCACCAGGGATTTAAGAGAATTTTGCCGATCAAACTCGTAATCTTGAGTGGAATAAATAATATCAAAACCTGCTACCCAAAAAAACACCGCAACCCCTAAAAGCAGAGCAGGGGGTTCAACCTTTCCCGTTACAGCAATCCAGGCGGCAATAGGCGCGATACCTAAACTCAAGCCTAAAAAAAGTTGGGTGTAATGAGTGAAGCGTTTAGTGAGAGAATAACCCAACACGATCATCAAAGCCAACGGCGAGAGCCAAAACGAGAGTGGATTAATAAAATAAGTTGTGACGACGAATAATAAGCCGGGAATGATGACCAGCCCTATAACGTAGGGTTTTGAAAGAATGCCAGTGGGTAGATGGCGATTAGCCGTGCGGGGATTTTTTGCATCGAAAGGTGCATCAACTAAGCGATTAAAAGCCATGGCCGCTGTGCGAGCTAAAATAAGACAGGCAAAAATTTTTAAAAAAAGGGGCCAAGGGGGCATTTGTTTTTTGGCGTAAAACATAGCCGTTAAGGCAAAGGGCATGGCAAAAAGGGTATGAGAAAATTTTACCAGTTCAAGGGTATGTTTAACAATCTTGACCATAGCGAATTTTTAAATCGTGTTGGATGCCCATGTGATCTAAGATTCGGGCCGTGACTGTGTCAACGGCTTCCACTAGATTTTTGGGTTTAGAATAAAAAGAAGGATTGGCGGGTAAAATCACGACACCCAAATTTGATAATTTCAACATATTTTCCAAATGAATCGAAGAAAAGGGGGTTTCCCTGGGAACGAGAATGATTTTGCGCCGTTCTTTAAGAAACACATCAGCCGTGCGGGTGACTAAATCGTCTGAGATCCCTGTGGCGATGCGACTTAAGGTCCCCGTGCTGCAAGGGATGATGGCTAATAAATCATATTGCGCCGATCCACTAGCAAAGGGAGCGGTGAAATCATCATTGGCATAAATTTTATAATCCCATTCTTTTAAAGATGCGCCAACTTCTTGTTGGTAAATCTGAGTTCCATTACGGGAAGCAATAATTTCTACTTGATGGTTGGTTTTGCGTAAAAAAGCTAACACCCGTTGTGCATAAACAGCGCCGCTTGCCCCTGTGATAGCTAAAACAATTTTCATACGGCCTCGGCTTCAAGCAGGTGGGCAATGCCACCTGACAGTGGTTTGCTAGAACGAAGCGAAAAATGATGCTTTTGTAAAAGGGCTTCGTACTCTTCGAGCGTGACAAATTGTTGAATGGAACGAAAGAGGTAGCGATAGGCATCGGGGTTTTTTGAAATAAGGCCACCTAAGGTTGGTAAAATATATTTTCCATAGGTTTGATAAAAGAGTTTAGAAAGCCCGGTGTTGGGTTTGAAAAATTCTAAGATCACAAAAGAACCCCGTTGCTTTAGAACTTTTCTAATTTCTTGCAGGGCCTGTTCTCGCAATTCGAGATTGCGAATCCCAAACCCGCAAACTATAACATCAAAAGATTCAGACTGGAATGGCAACGAATGTCCATCCCCACAAGTAATTTGAATATTTTTGGCCGTCGTCTTGTGCAAGCCTTCTCGCAGCATGGGCAAAGAAAAATCGCAGGCTACAATAGAGAGGTAAGGTGCCTGTTCATAGAGTGCCACCGACAAGTCCAGGGTGCCAGCGCATAGATCTAAAATCGAGGTGGGATTTTTCTTAAGGCAGGCCTCCACCGCCAACTGCCGCCAACGCACATCGGTGCGAAAACTCAAAATCCGATTGGCCGCATCATAGGTGTCGGCAATGCTAGAGAACATTTTTTGAATCTCTTTCGACATATCTAAATTGCACCTTACAAATAACTATCAGAAGATGTCAATATGACCTAAATAATGCCGTGGAGGGGCTGCCCTTGTACTCCCCACGCGTCCACGCGTTTTTCAATGGCAGGATCAGGCATAAGAACAGGGGCGTGGTGAGGTTTGGCCCTAGCATCGATGACAAGAGAACCAGCGCAGCCCCAATGTTTTTGCTGGGTGAAGCTTTCAATACCATCAATATCGGTGGCAGGGTTGGAGCGGGTGAAGGTTACCCACAAAAAATTGCGCAATGATTCACTTAAAAAGTTGGTGTTGTCGGCGATGATGATTAACGGAAATTGATTAATGGGGTCATGGGCTTTAAAGACTTGGCAAAAGTCAGTGGTTGTTTGGGAGGTGGCACCTTCAATTCCTAAAATGCCAGGCAAGATGACGCGAGGATTTTTAAATCCGTTGGGTAGATTTAAATTGCTGGGAAGTTGGGTGGCCAATTTTCTTTTGCTTAAGCCTACTGCGGCCAAAACAACCTTAGACCCTTTATTGAACCCATGTCCTGAATAATCTAAAGTGTCGATGGTGGTTTGAGTTTGAAAATGCACATCGCGACGGAAATCAATTCTAGAAAGCATGTGTTCAAAAAATGCCGGAATATTTTCAAGATCAAGATGGGGATTGTCTTGCTGGGCCGCGATGAATAGATATTTTGCCAGTGATAATTGGCCTTGTCCTAAGATGGCAAGGCTTTGGGTTAAAATTTCTTGGGGTTCGGTTAAGGGTTTATAGGGAGTGTAGCGTTCGCTACCAATGGCTAGAAGCAGAGGATGCACCCCGGCTTCATCAACCGCATGCACACGACGCACTCCCGGAACCACGCTTGGAATAAGGGGTGCCGTGAGTTCGTGGATAAATTTGCCAAAAGTACTGTCTTCTTGCGGGGGGCGCCCTACGGTAGTGAAAGGCCAAATGGCGCCTGGGCGATGGTAGACATTTTCAACTTTCAGCACAGGGTAATCGTGGGTTAGGCTGTAATAACCCAAGTGGTCACCAAAAGGCCCTTCAGGGAGTAGTTTCCCTGGGATGACCGTTCCGGCAATACAAAAATCGGCCTCGGCATAAATGGGAAGTGGGCTTGCTCCCATAATCATCGGGACACGTCGGCCACCTAAGAGCCCGGCAAAGGTTAATTCCGACATATCCTCCGGCATGGGCATCACGGCTGCAACCGATAGAGCCGGTGCGCCTCCTACAAAAATATTAACTCGAAAAGGAAGTTTGGCCTCGGTGGCTAAGGTTTGGTGTATGCCAATCCCACGATGGATTTGATAATGCAGACCGATTTCTTCATCGGGCACATACTGCCCACCCGATAGTTGAATGCGATACATCCCTAAATTAGCATGTTGCAAGCCAGGCTGGGCAATGCTTTCGGTGTAAACAATGGGCAAGGTGATAAAGGCGCCGCCATCTTGAGGCCAAGAAACTTGGTGGGGGAGTTGATGAATTTTAATGGAATGGGCTAAAATCGGGCCTTTTTTAACTTTTTTGGGTAAGAGGTGCAGGGCGGCGCGAGGGAGTTTTAAAAGTTGGCCAGGGTGTTTCAATAATTGAGTAGGGTCTGCCTTAAGCGAAAAAAGCTGTTGAACTCGATCGAGGGTGTCGCGAAATAAAAAATGGCAGCGTTCTTCGGTCCCAAAAAGATTGCCTAACATAGGAAAAGGGCTATTTTTCACTTTTGTGAACAAAATGGCTGGCCCTCGATTTTCACAAACCCGGCGTTGGATGGCACTTACTTCGAGGTTTGGATCAACCGGTTCTTCAAATAAAAGCAATTGGTGATGTTTGAGAAGATCTTGTACACAGGCCTGAAGATTTTTGTAACCCATGGTGTGGCCAATAACAGATTTAAAATTTTTGTGGAGTTTTTTTGAACTTGGGGGTATTTTTAACACTTACGGTCCTTAAAAAAGTTAGCAAAATATTAAGAAAGAGAGTGAACCATGATAAGAATCCATCGTATTGTTTTAGCTGTTTTGTTTGCCATGGCGTCGTTTCAAGTAAGTGCCCAAGCCC is a window of Deltaproteobacteria bacterium DNA encoding:
- a CDS encoding TraB/GumN family protein, whose protein sequence is MKRKLRLVLILGVFSVLFFSFSNVQAEESTKHFIWKMHSTQGQAYLMGSMHILKEGDYPLPKVYDETFKAADALVFEIDQMPNSNESAELIKKYGLHEAPTTLHNSVSKNTLKLLQDWQKKNNLPPEMFKQFKPWLVSVLLPLLEFNKLGFDSKYGLDAYFLKLAKQAKKRVLALETAEIQFGFFNALSAKVQEAMLKESLVEINLMGKKINELSQAWKGGDVKTMASLTNESLKEFPEVYDILLVKRNRDWTGKIENLMKSQRSPLIIVGAAHLVGPDGLLKIFESKGYTIEQL
- a CDS encoding 4-hydroxybenzoate octaprenyltransferase; its protein translation is MVKIVKHTLELVKFSHTLFAMPFALTAMFYAKKQMPPWPLFLKIFACLILARTAAMAFNRLVDAPFDAKNPRTANRHLPTGILSKPYVIGLVIIPGLLFVVTTYFINPLSFWLSPLALMIVLGYSLTKRFTHYTQLFLGLSLGIAPIAAWIAVTGKVEPPALLLGVAVFFWVAGFDIIYSTQDYEFDRQNSLKSLVVLMGPKRALLLSRLFHFIFWVSLGLFAYFMNLYWLGWIGSLFVGVILMAEHGLLKLDQPKKITASFFTANGLLSVVYFVMVSLDLFLHVPS
- a CDS encoding UbiX family flavin prenyltransferase; its protein translation is MKIVLAITGASGAVYAQRVLAFLRKTNHQVEIIASRNGTQIYQQEVGASLKEWDYKIYANDDFTAPFASGSAQYDLLAIIPCSTGTLSRIATGISDDLVTRTADVFLKERRKIILVPRETPFSSIHLENMLKLSNLGVVILPANPSFYSKPKNLVEAVDTVTARILDHMGIQHDLKIRYGQDC
- a CDS encoding ubiquinone/menaquinone biosynthesis methyltransferase; this encodes MSKEIQKMFSSIADTYDAANRILSFRTDVRWRQLAVEACLKKNPTSILDLCAGTLDLSVALYEQAPYLSIVACDFSLPMLREGLHKTTAKNIQITCGDGHSLPFQSESFDVIVCGFGIRNLELREQALQEIRKVLKQRGSFVILEFFKPNTGLSKLFYQTYGKYILPTLGGLISKNPDAYRYLFRSIQQFVTLEEYEALLQKHHFSLRSSKPLSGGIAHLLEAEAV
- a CDS encoding UbiD family decarboxylase → MGYKNLQACVQDLLKHHQLLLFEEPVDPNLEVSAIQRRVCENRGPAILFTKVKNSPFPMLGNLFGTEERCHFLFRDTLDRVQQLFSLKADPTQLLKHPGQLLKLPRAALHLLPKKVKKGPILAHSIKIHQLPHQVSWPQDGGAFITLPIVYTESIAQPGLQHANLGMYRIQLSGGQYVPDEEIGLHYQIHRGIGIHQTLATEAKLPFRVNIFVGGAPALSVAAVMPMPEDMSELTFAGLLGGRRVPMIMGASPLPIYAEADFCIAGTVIPGKLLPEGPFGDHLGYYSLTHDYPVLKVENVYHRPGAIWPFTTVGRPPQEDSTFGKFIHELTAPLIPSVVPGVRRVHAVDEAGVHPLLLAIGSERYTPYKPLTEPQEILTQSLAILGQGQLSLAKYLFIAAQQDNPHLDLENIPAFFEHMLSRIDFRRDVHFQTQTTIDTLDYSGHGFNKGSKVVLAAVGLSKRKLATQLPSNLNLPNGFKNPRVILPGILGIEGATSQTTTDFCQVFKAHDPINQFPLIIIADNTNFLSESLRNFLWVTFTRSNPATDIDGIESFTQQKHWGCAGSLVIDARAKPHHAPVLMPDPAIEKRVDAWGVQGQPLHGII